One window of the Candidatus Zixiibacteriota bacterium genome contains the following:
- a CDS encoding conserved exported hypothetical protein (Evidence 4 : Unknown function but conserved in other organisms), translating into MRKLLLLAAGVLFVLGGTAYAFHDEGVARCAGCHTMHNSQNNALVDPNSPNGNPWLLKDATPSDVCLSCHAVTHGNEFTGTPLNPPAQTAAGSFIFLTATNLNEGRSGSYPGYAAGHSIVAPGYALAADGAVLSAPGGGAGAFPSASLGCSSCHDPHGNMNFRMLYGIGAIQDGLFTFTNAAPIAEGVSYNDTVSNTIHTAYHSGMSAWCGNCHGDFHNNNTKLIHPSGRALGGTIAGIYNRYNGTGDQNGAVQATSFLELVPFEDAAMTTTSTTGPTASSQVMCLTCHRAHATSSPDAGRWDFTISVWSEEGVRSGTYAIPNPYPNPLADQRSLCNKCHNKDVNDLLLP; encoded by the coding sequence ATGCGTAAGCTCCTTCTGCTTGCAGCCGGAGTTCTCTTTGTTCTTGGTGGCACCGCCTACGCATTCCATGACGAGGGTGTTGCCCGTTGTGCTGGTTGTCATACCATGCATAACAGCCAGAACAATGCGCTTGTGGATCCCAACAGCCCCAATGGCAATCCGTGGTTGCTGAAAGATGCGACCCCGAGCGACGTCTGTCTCTCCTGCCATGCTGTTACCCACGGCAATGAGTTCACCGGTACCCCGCTGAATCCGCCGGCTCAGACGGCCGCCGGAAGTTTCATCTTCCTGACCGCGACCAACCTGAACGAAGGTCGTAGCGGCAGTTATCCGGGTTACGCCGCCGGTCACAGCATTGTGGCCCCCGGTTACGCCCTTGCCGCCGACGGAGCCGTTTTGAGCGCCCCCGGTGGCGGCGCCGGAGCCTTTCCGTCAGCCAGCCTGGGCTGCTCCAGCTGCCACGATCCGCACGGTAACATGAATTTCCGGATGCTGTACGGTATCGGCGCCATCCAGGACGGCTTGTTCACCTTTACGAATGCCGCTCCCATAGCGGAAGGCGTTTCGTATAATGACACTGTCAGCAACACCATTCATACCGCCTATCACAGCGGCATGAGCGCCTGGTGCGGCAACTGTCACGGCGATTTCCACAACAACAACACCAAGTTGATCCATCCTTCGGGACGGGCCCTTGGCGGCACTATCGCCGGCATTTACAACCGCTACAACGGCACCGGCGACCAGAATGGCGCGGTCCAGGCGACTTCTTTCCTGGAACTGGTTCCGTTCGAAGATGCGGCCATGACCACGACTTCCACCACCGGCCCGACGGCGTCGAGCCAGGTAATGTGCCTGACCTGCCATCGTGCCCACGCGACGTCATCTCCCGATGCCGGTCGCTGGGATTTCACGATCAGTGTCTGGTCCGAAGAGGGTGTGAGGTCCGGTACGTATGCGATTCCGAATCCGTATCCGAATCCGCTCGCGGATCAGCGCTCGCTTTGCAACAAGTGCCACAACAAGGATGTCAACGACCTCCTGTTGCCGTAA
- a CDS encoding conserved hypothetical protein (Evidence 4 : Unknown function but conserved in other organisms), with the protein MSSVLITGAGRGLGREILEVYGRNGWSLFPLVRDEKVAKELETVYAPRCHAIVGDVTDDNIEKAIAKVIDKHGGVLDLLINNAGNIRKNRGIEKADPNDLLDIFNVHGAGAARCVRAALPFLKKSPRAVIVNISSRFGSISHVLETEWDFVYAYCMAKCAQNMLTACLHQELKKFNIKVLAVHPGRLKTSVAPADADTEPQVAAEKLYEWLATVDDKTECRLYDLMAGKVIDW; encoded by the coding sequence ATGTCATCAGTTTTAATCACAGGTGCGGGTAGGGGATTGGGAAGGGAAATACTCGAAGTTTATGGCAGGAATGGATGGAGCCTCTTCCCGCTTGTCCGGGATGAAAAGGTCGCGAAGGAGTTGGAAACAGTTTATGCCCCGCGATGCCATGCCATTGTCGGCGATGTGACCGATGACAATATTGAAAAGGCCATTGCGAAGGTCATAGACAAGCACGGCGGCGTGCTCGATTTATTGATAAATAATGCCGGGAATATCAGGAAAAACCGCGGAATTGAAAAAGCGGACCCGAACGATCTTCTGGATATTTTCAATGTTCATGGCGCCGGGGCGGCGCGGTGTGTACGAGCGGCTCTCCCCTTCCTGAAAAAATCCCCAAGGGCGGTTATCGTGAATATTTCATCGCGGTTCGGCTCTATCAGCCACGTTCTTGAAACGGAGTGGGATTTTGTTTATGCTTATTGCATGGCCAAGTGCGCCCAGAATATGCTGACGGCGTGCCTTCATCAGGAATTGAAGAAATTCAATATCAAGGTGCTGGCGGTTCATCCGGGACGGTTGAAAACGTCGGTGGCCCCGGCCGACGCCGACACCGAGCCGCAGGTGGCGGCGGAGAAGTTGTATGAATGGCTGGCGACGGTAGATGACAAGACAGAGTGCCGGTTGTATGATTTGATGGCGGGGAAAGTAATCGATTGGTGA
- a CDS encoding conserved hypothetical protein (Evidence 4 : Unknown function but conserved in other organisms), producing the protein MDSFENLMAFLMRREGYWVQTSFKVDLTKKDKIAMGRPTSPRWELDLLAYKAKGNVLRVIECKSFFDSVGVHAKGLNGKSEQEGNHYKIFNSAQLRRVVFRRLIRQLTASGLCRPSPKIILCLAAGNIATSKDKQELEQLFKRRKWELYDNDWLKARLAEVSITKYENELASIVAKILLRN; encoded by the coding sequence ATGGATTCATTTGAAAATTTGATGGCATTTTTAATGAGACGAGAAGGTTATTGGGTACAAACCAGTTTTAAAGTCGATTTGACCAAAAAGGATAAGATAGCAATGGGCCGTCCTACAAGTCCCCGGTGGGAATTGGATTTACTTGCATATAAAGCTAAAGGCAACGTTCTGCGTGTAATAGAGTGTAAATCATTTTTTGATTCTGTGGGTGTGCATGCCAAAGGACTCAATGGAAAATCGGAACAAGAGGGAAATCACTACAAAATATTTAACAGTGCCCAATTAAGAAGAGTCGTATTCAGGCGCCTAATACGGCAATTGACTGCCAGCGGTCTGTGCCGACCTTCACCCAAGATCATACTATGTCTTGCGGCGGGCAATATAGCCACGTCAAAGGATAAACAGGAATTGGAGCAATTATTCAAAAGACGGAAATGGGAGCTCTATGACAATGACTGGCTCAAAGCGAGGCTCGCGGAAGTGAGCATAACCAAATATGAAAATGAGCTGGCGTCAATCGTAGCCAAGATATTATTAAGGAATTGA
- a CDS encoding conserved exported hypothetical protein (Evidence 4 : Unknown function but conserved in other organisms) codes for MRRVLLLTLFCMILLSGAIQAQTGTEARLLRFPNVSQDKVTFSYGGDIYVAPRTGGAATRLTSHDGLELFPRFSPDGSMIAFDGQYDGDMAVYVMPVTGGEPKRLTFHPGIKNTPERFGPDVVVMGWSKDGRVMYRSRKDAMSWWEGRVYLVDPKGGMSVPMPMPSAGFTSFSPDGKKVAYCPIFRDFRTWKRYRGGMAQDVWIYDLQTNDAQKITDWSGTDNVPMWYGDKIYFNSDRTSNPDSAGTLNIWCYDTKTKETRQVTKFDEFDVRWPSLGPDAIAFENGGYLYLLNLPSEQAHKVAIDIITDKHTVRPEIEKAYERIYDFDIAPDGKRAVFSGRGDIFTVPAKEGNTRDLTNTSGAKEVAGSWSPDGKWIVYISDTTGEDEIYLVSQDGKERVRLTTDGHCRRYNPLWSPDSKKLAFADKEWNLYYIDVAAKKVTKIEKSKKSQIRAYTWSPDSKFIAYGKSADNDIAAIYIYSLSDGSIHQVTPASTNDYSPAFDPEGKYLYFLSDRNFNPILSDYEFMAVNSSITNLYLLLLSATEKSPFAPKSDEVTVTEAPDQKKEDKGAPKKEEGKGEKEKKATEVKIDYDGIYDRQVAFDLPPGNYYGLSAIPGAVFYISVPMRGLEGNVGGGEQVLHKYILADKKDNDFAPGADNYSIAANNEKMIIRKGNEYYICGTGGKKADFEDARVNVSRMEMVVDHPQEYRQMYNEAWRMMRDYFYDANMHGVDWKKIHDRFEPLVPYVINRYDFTYILGEMIGSLCCSHTYTGGGEMERIPPSKTGLFGCDFAVDQAANRIKIARILKGENWDEGLRSPLQEPGVDVKDGDYLLAINGHDVTAAIDPYSLTGNTVGETVTLTVNNRPSNDGARDVTIRPIDSEELLRYYNWVVERRHIVDSASGGKIGYIHIPDMEGFGLIRFMKMFYNQELKEGLILDDRYNGGGFVSHLILQRLREQVMAMGVGREGEPEPEGLNAYMLTLMNQYSCSDGDIFPYFFREYKLGPLMGKRTWGGVVGIGGFPPLLDGGYVTIPQGTFYDLKGNWAIENVGVVPDIEADNLPVRVLAGHDDQLEQAIAYLLKEITEHPKKLPPRPAPPTPR; via the coding sequence ATGAGACGAGTTTTATTGCTCACGCTGTTCTGCATGATTCTGCTGAGCGGCGCCATTCAGGCCCAAACGGGAACGGAAGCCCGTCTGCTGCGCTTCCCGAATGTCAGCCAGGATAAAGTTACATTTTCGTACGGCGGCGATATTTATGTCGCCCCCCGCACCGGCGGAGCCGCGACCCGGCTGACCAGCCATGACGGTCTGGAACTTTTCCCCAGATTTTCACCCGACGGTTCCATGATCGCCTTCGACGGACAATATGACGGCGACATGGCGGTTTATGTGATGCCGGTCACCGGCGGAGAGCCGAAGCGGCTGACTTTTCATCCGGGAATAAAAAATACCCCGGAACGGTTCGGGCCGGATGTGGTGGTGATGGGGTGGTCCAAGGATGGGCGGGTAATGTATCGTTCCCGCAAAGACGCGATGAGCTGGTGGGAAGGGCGCGTCTATCTGGTCGATCCCAAAGGGGGGATGTCGGTCCCGATGCCGATGCCGTCGGCCGGATTCACCAGTTTCTCTCCCGACGGGAAAAAAGTGGCCTATTGCCCGATCTTCCGCGATTTCCGGACCTGGAAACGGTACCGCGGCGGAATGGCGCAGGATGTCTGGATCTATGATCTGCAGACTAACGACGCGCAGAAAATCACCGATTGGAGCGGCACTGACAATGTGCCGATGTGGTATGGGGACAAAATATATTTCAATTCGGACCGGACGTCCAATCCCGACAGCGCCGGGACGCTCAATATCTGGTGCTACGACACCAAGACCAAGGAAACGAGGCAGGTGACGAAATTCGACGAATTCGATGTCCGCTGGCCGAGTCTGGGGCCGGACGCGATCGCTTTCGAAAACGGCGGATATTTGTACCTTCTGAATCTTCCCTCGGAGCAGGCCCACAAGGTAGCGATTGATATTATCACGGATAAACATACGGTCCGGCCGGAAATCGAGAAGGCGTACGAAAGGATTTATGATTTCGATATCGCTCCCGACGGCAAGCGGGCGGTTTTCTCGGGACGGGGCGATATTTTCACGGTACCGGCCAAGGAAGGAAACACCCGGGACCTGACCAACACCTCGGGAGCCAAAGAAGTTGCCGGGAGCTGGTCGCCGGACGGAAAGTGGATTGTCTATATTTCCGACACCACCGGCGAAGATGAGATTTATCTGGTGTCTCAGGATGGCAAGGAGCGGGTGCGCCTGACCACCGACGGTCATTGCCGCCGGTACAATCCGCTCTGGTCGCCGGACAGCAAGAAACTGGCGTTCGCCGATAAGGAATGGAACCTGTACTATATTGATGTGGCGGCGAAAAAAGTCACCAAAATCGAAAAGAGTAAAAAGAGCCAGATCCGGGCCTATACCTGGTCGCCGGACAGCAAATTTATCGCGTATGGTAAATCGGCCGACAATGATATCGCGGCCATTTATATTTATTCCTTGAGTGACGGCAGTATCCATCAGGTCACGCCGGCCAGCACGAACGATTATTCCCCGGCCTTCGATCCGGAGGGGAAATATCTTTATTTTCTTTCGGATCGGAATTTCAATCCGATATTGAGCGACTATGAATTCATGGCGGTAAACAGTTCTATCACCAATCTTTATCTTCTGCTTCTCTCGGCGACGGAGAAATCGCCATTCGCGCCCAAGAGCGATGAGGTGACCGTAACTGAGGCGCCTGATCAGAAAAAGGAGGACAAAGGGGCCCCCAAAAAAGAAGAGGGTAAAGGAGAAAAAGAGAAAAAGGCGACCGAAGTTAAAATCGACTATGACGGAATTTATGATCGTCAGGTGGCCTTCGATCTTCCGCCCGGGAACTATTATGGCCTGTCTGCGATACCGGGGGCGGTATTTTATATCTCGGTCCCGATGAGAGGTTTAGAGGGGAATGTCGGCGGCGGCGAACAGGTTCTGCATAAATATATTCTCGCCGACAAGAAGGATAACGATTTCGCTCCGGGCGCGGATAATTATTCAATCGCGGCCAACAACGAGAAAATGATAATCAGGAAGGGGAATGAATATTATATCTGCGGGACCGGCGGGAAAAAGGCCGATTTCGAGGACGCCCGGGTGAATGTGTCCCGGATGGAAATGGTGGTCGATCACCCGCAGGAATACCGGCAGATGTATAACGAAGCCTGGCGAATGATGCGGGATTACTTCTACGACGCCAACATGCACGGGGTGGACTGGAAGAAAATCCACGACCGTTTCGAGCCCTTGGTACCATATGTCATCAACCGCTATGATTTCACGTACATTCTGGGGGAAATGATCGGCTCGCTCTGCTGTTCCCATACCTATACCGGCGGGGGTGAGATGGAGCGGATTCCGCCGAGCAAGACCGGGCTTTTCGGCTGCGATTTTGCGGTCGATCAAGCCGCCAATCGGATTAAAATTGCCCGGATTCTCAAAGGGGAAAACTGGGACGAGGGTTTGCGTTCCCCGCTTCAGGAGCCGGGAGTCGATGTCAAGGATGGAGATTATCTTCTGGCGATAAACGGCCATGATGTGACCGCCGCGATCGATCCCTATTCCCTGACAGGCAATACGGTCGGTGAAACGGTAACTCTCACGGTCAACAACAGGCCGTCGAATGACGGCGCCCGTGATGTAACCATCCGGCCGATTGACTCCGAGGAATTATTGCGATATTACAACTGGGTGGTTGAAAGACGACATATTGTCGATTCCGCTTCGGGCGGGAAGATCGGCTATATCCATATTCCGGATATGGAAGGTTTCGGCCTGATCCGTTTCATGAAAATGTTCTACAATCAGGAGCTAAAGGAGGGGCTGATCCTCGATGACCGTTATAACGGCGGCGGCTTTGTTTCTCACCTGATTCTGCAGAGACTGCGGGAACAGGTGATGGCTATGGGGGTTGGGCGCGAAGGGGAGCCCGAGCCGGAGGGACTTAATGCCTATATGCTGACGTTGATGAATCAATACTCCTGTTCCGATGGCGACATTTTCCCCTATTTCTTCCGCGAATACAAACTGGGTCCCTTAATGGGCAAAAGGACCTGGGGCGGAGTGGTCGGGATTGGCGGCTTTCCCCCGCTTCTGGATGGCGGGTATGTCACCATTCCCCAGGGAACATTTTACGACTTGAAGGGGAATTGGGCCATTGAGAATGTCGGCGTGGTTCCTGATATTGAGGCGGATAACCTGCCGGTGAGGGTTCTTGCGGGGCACGATGATCAACTGGAACAGGCAATCGCTTATCTCTTGAAAGAAATTACGGAACATCCCAAGAAATTGCCGCCACGTCCGGCACCGCCGACTCCAAGATAA
- a CDS encoding hypothetical protein (Evidence 5 : Unknown function), with product MILGVFYNIVSCEFIHRLNFKVCQALRLFIADIRPQGNFPVVRPAIISLIFALLLMSASLAPAVQAQEIISVPSDFVRELKLPGAMNHFLRPARILTDNKADEVYIADAGNDRILILDQQGMYKFEFATSEQCGAPIDVAVDSKGHIFVLGATRPGEGIIEYDYNGRFLRKFVSDSMVSACNFGSIAFDSSDRLYATDGTGRRIVRFDQSGNIDFEFSPTADLSGNLLRDVSYGVMTIASDTIYLPVSSIGSVYSLDLSGKKIREIGFFGTKAGELNFPVAAAVMADGTILVLDKHRYDVSCYSPEGKFIGEFGGKGISPGWFYHPNWLAVDASGLIYIGQIFNNKIQVCRLPGKIKEKRPNGAKENEKSLNGSGNQTGQILDKASRVQHPTIFNINQHFGGIFHA from the coding sequence ATGATTCTCGGCGTGTTTTATAATATCGTTTCTTGTGAATTTATTCACAGGTTGAATTTCAAAGTTTGCCAAGCTTTGCGGTTATTCATAGCGGATATCAGACCGCAAGGAAACTTTCCCGTCGTGCGACCCGCAATTATATCCCTTATTTTTGCCCTGCTGCTAATGAGCGCTTCCCTGGCGCCGGCGGTTCAAGCGCAGGAAATTATTTCTGTTCCGTCCGATTTTGTCCGCGAATTGAAACTTCCGGGGGCAATGAATCACTTCCTGCGCCCGGCCCGGATTCTGACAGATAATAAAGCGGATGAAGTTTATATCGCCGACGCCGGTAACGATCGGATTTTGATTCTGGATCAGCAGGGGATGTATAAATTCGAGTTTGCGACATCGGAGCAGTGCGGGGCGCCGATTGACGTGGCGGTTGATTCCAAGGGGCATATATTTGTTTTGGGAGCGACGCGCCCGGGCGAAGGGATAATCGAATATGATTATAACGGCCGTTTCCTGCGTAAATTCGTCTCCGACTCCATGGTTTCGGCCTGCAATTTCGGCTCGATTGCCTTCGATTCCTCGGATCGTCTCTATGCCACTGACGGCACCGGCCGGCGGATTGTCCGGTTTGACCAATCCGGCAATATCGATTTTGAGTTCTCCCCTACCGCCGACCTGAGCGGAAATCTGCTACGGGATGTTTCTTACGGGGTGATGACGATAGCGTCGGACACTATATATCTTCCGGTAAGTTCGATCGGTTCGGTTTATAGTCTTGATTTGAGCGGGAAGAAAATCCGCGAAATCGGCTTTTTCGGAACGAAGGCGGGAGAGTTGAATTTCCCGGTAGCGGCGGCGGTGATGGCCGACGGCACGATTCTGGTTCTCGACAAGCATCGCTACGATGTTTCCTGCTACAGCCCGGAGGGGAAATTTATCGGGGAATTCGGCGGTAAAGGGATCAGCCCGGGGTGGTTTTATCATCCCAACTGGCTGGCGGTTGATGCCAGCGGGCTGATTTATATCGGCCAGATATTCAACAACAAGATTCAGGTTTGCCGTCTGCCGGGAAAAATAAAGGAAAAACGGCCGAATGGCGCCAAAGAAAATGAGAAGTCACTGAACGGTTCGGGCAACCAAACCGGTCAGATACTCGATAAAGCATCGCGGGTACAACACCCGACGATATTTAACATCAATCAACACTTTGGAGGTATTTTTCATGCGTAA
- a CDS encoding conserved hypothetical protein (Evidence 4 : Unknown function but conserved in other organisms) encodes MPYPAPSGVPPDGTSLRGIVNRKPLILKSSPIYILYPPSISVIWYMRGLISIFVIAVLATLLLVAPIAAGTPRNHADSVVVFKGKRELILYKGHDTLKIYDVALGKSPVGPKERQGDQKTPEGRYIIDWRNSNSQFHLSLHISYPNAIDRARADSLKVRPGGDIMIHGLPAKYSYLGKRHLWYDWTNGCIAVTNEEIEEIWELVRDGTPIAIYP; translated from the coding sequence ATGCCCTATCCCGCGCCGTCAGGAGTCCCTCCTGACGGGACTTCCCTCCGCGGAATTGTAAACCGAAAGCCGCTAATTTTGAAATCTTCGCCAATTTATATTTTATATCCGCCTTCAATTTCCGTCATTTGGTACATGAGGGGATTAATTTCCATATTCGTGATCGCGGTTCTGGCGACGCTTCTCCTTGTTGCACCAATCGCAGCCGGCACCCCCAGGAACCACGCCGACAGCGTTGTCGTCTTCAAAGGGAAAAGGGAACTCATACTGTACAAAGGACACGATACGCTGAAAATCTATGATGTGGCTCTGGGCAAATCACCCGTCGGCCCCAAGGAACGTCAGGGGGACCAAAAAACCCCCGAAGGGCGCTATATCATCGACTGGCGCAACAGCAACAGCCAGTTTCACCTTTCGCTTCATATTTCCTATCCCAATGCAATAGACAGAGCCCGCGCCGACAGCCTCAAAGTGAGACCGGGAGGGGATATCATGATTCACGGCCTGCCCGCCAAATACAGCTATCTGGGAAAAAGACATCTCTGGTACGATTGGACCAACGGCTGCATCGCCGTCACCAACGAGGAAATCGAAGAGATCTGGGAGTTGGTCCGTGACGGCACTCCGATCGCGATATATCCTTGA
- a CDS encoding Hydrogenase accessory protein HypB, whose translation MTKKIEVEKKVLSENDKLAAEIRAEMTRRKIVSLNLVSSPGSGKTSLLERTLAELKDKINMALIAGDVQTENDANRLIKAGGKAVRPIVTGGACHLDAKMITKVLEEMNLDGVEILFVENVGNLVCPSSYDLGEDMKVALISTTEGDDKPLKYPSMFRRSSAMVINKIDLLGFSDFDINQVKKNALQINGQLKIFETSCRTGAGLEEWYGWLKGLVKGKRK comes from the coding sequence ATGACCAAGAAAATCGAAGTGGAAAAAAAGGTTCTCTCGGAGAACGATAAACTGGCGGCGGAAATCCGCGCCGAAATGACCAGACGGAAAATCGTATCGCTCAATCTGGTTTCTTCTCCCGGCTCGGGGAAAACGTCGCTTCTGGAACGGACTTTGGCGGAACTTAAGGACAAAATCAATATGGCGCTGATTGCCGGGGATGTGCAGACCGAAAACGACGCCAATCGGCTGATTAAGGCGGGCGGGAAGGCGGTGCGGCCGATTGTCACCGGCGGGGCGTGCCATCTCGACGCTAAAATGATCACGAAGGTTCTGGAAGAGATGAACCTTGACGGGGTGGAGATTCTGTTTGTCGAGAATGTCGGCAACCTGGTCTGCCCGTCGAGTTACGATCTGGGCGAGGATATGAAGGTGGCGCTTATCAGTACCACCGAGGGGGATGATAAGCCGCTAAAGTACCCGTCGATGTTCCGCCGCTCCTCGGCGATGGTGATAAACAAGATAGATTTATTGGGATTCTCGGATTTTGATATCAATCAGGTGAAGAAGAACGCTCTGCAGATAAACGGGCAGTTGAAGATATTTGAGACCTCGTGCCGGACCGGGGCGGGGCTGGAAGAGTGGTATGGGTGGTTGAAGGGGTTGGTGAAGGGGAAGCGGAAATAA
- a CDS encoding putative lipoprotein (Evidence 3 : Putative function from multiple computational evidences), whose translation MRSTFIFLTVLLFLAAAASADYSETRTLNLPTANLRQMVIECGAGSLDIKGVENISDIEVTAEIVLDNFSKGEAQKYMDRYMKLELRPRGSTAYLKSTFEESGISFGSFFRNKSAQINLVVKIPKNLALEVDDGSGDIRIVDIAANVEIEDGSGGIIIRNIGGDLRIDDGSGEIEIVGITGNLDIDDGSGEIDVEDIGGSVRIDDGSGDMSVARVEGSVEVDDGSGDIRIDGVKRDVNIISXGSGGTYLSHIDGEVYGDVSHYHHYRK comes from the coding sequence ATGCGATCAACTTTTATATTTTTGACAGTGCTCCTGTTCCTGGCCGCCGCGGCCTCTGCCGACTATTCCGAAACCCGAACCCTGAATCTGCCCACCGCGAACCTGCGGCAAATGGTGATCGAATGCGGCGCCGGATCCCTCGATATCAAAGGGGTCGAAAATATTTCCGATATCGAAGTCACCGCTGAAATCGTCCTGGATAATTTCAGCAAGGGCGAGGCCCAGAAATATATGGATCGATATATGAAACTGGAACTCAGACCCAGGGGTTCTACCGCCTACCTGAAAAGCACCTTCGAAGAAAGCGGCATCTCTTTTGGATCCTTCTTTCGCAATAAATCGGCCCAAATCAATCTGGTCGTAAAAATTCCCAAAAATTTGGCGCTGGAAGTTGATGACGGCTCCGGCGATATCAGAATCGTCGATATTGCCGCCAATGTTGAAATCGAAGACGGTTCCGGGGGAATAATCATCCGCAATATCGGCGGCGATTTGAGAATCGATGACGGCTCCGGCGAAATTGAAATTGTCGGGATCACCGGAAATCTTGATATCGACGACGGTTCCGGGGAGATCGATGTCGAGGATATCGGCGGCAGTGTCCGTATCGATGACGGTTCCGGGGATATGAGTGTCGCCAGGGTAGAGGGCTCGGTCGAAGTTGACGATGGTTCCGGGGATATCCGGATTGACGGGGTCAAGCGGGATGTCAACATCATCAGCGANGGTTCCGGCGGAACTTATTTATCCCATATCGACGGCGAAGTTTATGGTGATGTCAGTCACTATCACCATTACCGCAAATAA
- a CDS encoding hypothetical protein (Evidence 5 : Unknown function), whose amino-acid sequence MIISFVSRGVAADISSMTRYLLPILALFLIFAVSAQATQQMTCAYCRKLIDSGEYVKVEGKYFHKNHFLCAYCDRPISDKRYYMLGGQYYDSSCYYNAILPKCAYCNTPIDGNYIESNGRKYHKECYDGHIALRCGLCGGIITGNYLVDDWGNKYHAEHEKNERQCRYCGRFISESTSDGGKTYSDGRAVCGICLKTAVNDKDAAERIISETADKLAAYGIKIDVDKIKLKLVDSRQMGKINTDMGDKAQGTTRFEQSSYYFGLFKERRLTIYILNGMPREEFIATAAHELMHAWLYQNAPLKMDAMLTEGSCSFASWLVLQEDQTPEAEHLRKKLYNETMPVYGEGLRRVMDWVHKNDVNSWLDYLKKNEQPPW is encoded by the coding sequence ATGATAATTTCATTTGTATCGCGGGGGGTTGCGGCCGATATTAGCAGTATGACCAGATATCTGTTGCCCATTCTCGCCCTGTTTTTGATTTTCGCCGTTTCGGCCCAAGCCACCCAACAGATGACCTGCGCGTACTGCCGGAAATTGATCGATTCCGGCGAATATGTGAAAGTCGAGGGGAAATATTTTCACAAGAATCATTTTCTCTGCGCCTATTGCGATCGCCCGATAAGCGACAAGCGATATTATATGCTCGGGGGGCAGTATTACGACAGTTCCTGCTATTACAACGCCATCCTGCCCAAATGCGCCTATTGCAATACTCCAATCGACGGCAACTATATCGAGTCGAACGGAAGGAAATATCACAAGGAATGCTATGACGGGCATATCGCCCTGCGGTGCGGTTTGTGCGGAGGAATAATCACCGGGAATTACCTGGTAGATGACTGGGGGAACAAGTATCACGCCGAGCATGAGAAAAATGAGCGGCAGTGCCGTTATTGCGGACGCTTCATATCGGAATCGACTTCCGATGGAGGGAAAACCTATTCCGACGGCCGGGCAGTCTGCGGAATCTGTTTGAAAACGGCTGTCAACGACAAGGACGCGGCCGAAAGGATTATTTCGGAGACGGCCGACAAATTGGCGGCCTATGGAATCAAGATCGATGTCGATAAGATCAAGTTGAAACTGGTCGACAGCCGTCAAATGGGAAAAATAAACACCGACATGGGCGACAAGGCCCAAGGGACGACCCGTTTCGAGCAGAGCAGTTATTATTTCGGGCTGTTTAAAGAGCGCCGCCTGACGATTTATATTCTTAACGGGATGCCGCGGGAAGAGTTTATCGCCACGGCCGCGCACGAACTGATGCACGCCTGGCTGTATCAGAACGCGCCGCTGAAGATGGACGCCATGCTGACCGAGGGCAGTTGCAGTTTCGCCTCCTGGCTGGTGCTTCAGGAGGACCAGACCCCGGAAGCGGAACATCTTCGAAAAAAACTTTATAACGAGACAATGCCGGTGTATGGCGAGGGATTGCGGCGGGTAATGGATTGGGTGCACAAAAATGATGTCAATTCATGGCTGGATTATTTAAAGAAGAATGAACAGCCGCCGTGGTAG